The window GGATCTCCCTATTGAACATAATGAATTTTTCAATAATAGTCAACGGTGATATACTATGCATATCATTCATTCATGAATGCATGTGGTCAGGACTATTGCCATCGTCAATCAAAAAGGCGGTGTAGGCAAAACAACGACCGCGGTAAACCTTTCCGCATATTTGGCGAGCATGGGCAAGTTCGTGCTGCTTATTGACCTCGATCCGCAAGGAAACGCGTCAAGCGCGTTTGGCATCGACCACCGGTCGCTCCCTGAAGGCATTTATGAATCGCTCACGGGGATTGCCCCCATGAAGCAGGTGATACAGGCAACCGCGGTTGAAGGGCACAAACTCGCTCCCGCATCCATCTCGCTCGCCGGCGCCAACATCGAACTGGTCAATGTGGAGCGGCGCGAATATAGGCTCCGCGACACCCTCGCAGAGGTTGCCCATGAGTATGATTACGTGATTATCGACTGTCCTCCTTCTCTGGGGCTGCTTACCGTGAATGCCTTGGTGGGCGCGGATGAGATCATCATTCCGGTCCAGGCGGAGTATTATGCGCTCGAAGGCTTAAGCTCGCTCCTTGAGACCATCTCCCTGGTGCGGGAGAACATAAACCAGGAATTAGAGATTCTCGGCGCCCTTATCACCATGTATGACGACCGCTACAAGCTCACCCATGACGTGTTCCATGAACTGTACCGTTATTTTCCGAATCGCATTTTCCGCACCGTGATCCCGCGCAATATCAGACTCGCCGAGGCCCCGTCGTACGGGAAACCGATTCTGCACTATGACCGGGGATCGAGGGGAGCGAAGGCGTATGAGAAACTGGCGAGAGAAGTGATATTTACCGAGTCGTAAATTTTCAATGTTCAATTTTCAAATAATTTTCAATCTCACAATTTTCAAACATTTGAAAATTGGGGCATTGAGTCATTAATTGAAAATTGAGAATTGTCCCGCTCTTTGATCATTTTCTTTAAATGTCAGCGGGATCCCGCCTAAGCGGGAGAAATTGAAAATTAATCAAATTTTTATGCCTGATCAATTAAAGGGTTCTGGGTTAGGGAGGGGGCTCTCCTCGCTCATACCGCGGAAAAAAACAGCGCCTCGCGTGCCTGACCTCGCAGCGCCGGCACCTTGGGACGCGGCGCAGAGCGGGGAGGAGATGGCAGCAGAGGCAGGACAGCAGCAGATTTTGGAATTGTCCCCGCGCGAGATTATCGCGAATCCTTACCAGCCGCGCCGCGACTGGGTTGAGGACAGCCACTTCCTTGATTTGATTGAATCAATAAAAAAGCATGGCATCCTCCAGCCGCTCGTGGTGACAAGAAACAGCCAAGGGAAGCATGAGCTGGTGGCGGGCGAGCGCCGGCTGCGGGCGGCGAAGAAGCTCAATCTTTCGCGCG of the Patescibacteria group bacterium genome contains:
- a CDS encoding ParA family protein; amino-acid sequence: MVRTIAIVNQKGGVGKTTTAVNLSAYLASMGKFVLLIDLDPQGNASSAFGIDHRSLPEGIYESLTGIAPMKQVIQATAVEGHKLAPASISLAGANIELVNVERREYRLRDTLAEVAHEYDYVIIDCPPSLGLLTVNALVGADEIIIPVQAEYYALEGLSSLLETISLVRENINQELEILGALITMYDDRYKLTHDVFHELYRYFPNRIFRTVIPRNIRLAEAPSYGKPILHYDRGSRGAKAYEKLAREVIFTES